The genomic region GCAACCCCACAGCGGTACGCGCGAACATCCAGGCCAACGCGCATACCACCACCCCGATCGTGGCGAAGACGAACAGGTCGTACGGCGACAGCACGGCGACCCCGCCCACGGTGAGGGCGGACCGGCTGAACGGTACGTCGGCGGGGCGGAACTCGTTGCCGTACACCATGCCGAGCACTGCCTGCAGCACCAGCACCAGCCCGAGCGCGACGATTACCGGGTTGAGCGGCGAGGCGTGGTCGACGTGCCGCATCACGACCCGGTCCACAAGCGCGCCGAGCAGCAGGCCGGCGACGATCGCGACCACGAAGCCCAGCCAGTAGGAGCCGGTCGCGGCGGACACGGAGTACGCGACGTACGCGGCGGCGACGGCCATCGCCCCCTGGGCGAAGTTGACGACCCGCGCCGCCCGCCAGATGAGCACAAGCGCCAGCGCGAACGCGGCGTACACCGCACCCCGCGACAGACCGTCGACGGTGAGGAAGACGAAGCGGTCCAACAGTCCTCCCTCCAGGGGACGAGGTGGGTCAGAAACCGAGGTACGCGTGGCGCAGGTCGTCGTCGTCGCGCAGCGTGGCCGCCGGAGCCGCGACCACCACCCGGCCCAGGGACATCACGACACCCTGGTCGGCCACGGCGAGCGCGCTGCGCACGTTCTGCTCGACAAGCAGCACGGTCAGGCCGGTACGGTCGCGGAGCTGGCGCAGCAGGGCCATGGTCCGGGCGACCACCCGGGGCGCCAGGCCCAGCGACGGCTCGTCGAGCAGCAGCAGGCGTGGCCGGCCGACAAGCGCCCGGCCGAGCGCGAGCATCTGCCGCTCACCGCCGGAGAGCTGGTGACCGAGGTGCCGGCGACGCCGGGCCAGCGGTTCGAAGAGCTGATAGACCTCGTCGAGGGCACGGCCGGAGTCCGCCCGGTCACGCCGCCACAGCCCGCCGAGCCGCAGGTTCTCGTCGACTGTCAGCTCGCTGATCACGCCCCGCCCCTCCGGCACGTGCGCCATGCCGCGCCGGACGAGCTGCTCCACGGGCGTCCCCCGCAGGTCCTCCCCCGCGAGGAGCACCTGGCCGGCGGCCGGCCGGATCATGCCGGAGAGCGCACGCAGCAGCGTCGTCTTGCCGGCGCCGTTGGCGCCGACGACGGCGGCGATCGTGCCTGCCGGCACGGTGAGGTCGACGGCCCGCAACACGGGCGTGGCCCCGTAACCGGCCACCAACCCCCGCACCACGAGCAGATCCGCCCCGCTCATGCTGTTTCCTCGACGAGGGCCCCGAGGTAGGCGTCGGTGACCGCGGTGTCGTCGCGGATCTCGTCCGGCGTGCCGGAGGCGATCACCCGGCCGAAGTCGAGCACCACCAGCTCGTCGCAGACGGCCATCACCAGGTCCATGTGGTGCTCGACGAGCAGCACCGCGCACGGGTCGGCGTCGCGCCGGGGAAGTTGCCGGACCAGCTCGGCCAACTCGGCGATGTCGTCGGCTCCGAGGCCGCCGGCGGGTTCGTCGAGCAGCAGCAGCCGGGGCCGCGCGGCGAGCGCGCGGGCCAGGGCGACCCGCTGGCGTACGGCGAAGGGCAGCGTGCCCGGCGCGGCGGCGGCGTGCCCGGCGATCCCCAGGTCGTCGAGGACGTCGAGGGCGTGCTGGCGCAGCCGGCGCTCGTCGCGGTCGCTGCGGGGCAGCCCGAAGAGCGCCGACGCGAAGCCCGCGCGGGCCGTGTGCGACGCGCCCGTCATCACGTTCTCCAGGACGCTCAGGCCGGCGAAGAGCCCGGTCCCCTGCAGGGTCCTGGCGATGCCGAGTCGGGTCAGCCGGTGCGGCCGTGGTCGCAGCGGCCGACCGTCCAGGGTGAGCGACCCCGTCTGCGGCGACACGAAGCCGCAGATCACGTTGAACAACGTGGTCTTGCCGGCGCCGTTGGGCCCGATCACGCCCACCACCCGGTCGGGTGGCACCCGCAGCGAGACGTCGTCGAGGGCTGTGAGGCCGCCGAAACGGACGCCGATGCCGTGCAGTTCGAGCCCGCGTTCCATCACCCATCCCTCTGCCGTGGCGGGTGTTATTTACACTCGCAGTGTACGTTTCTCGGATATGGCGTCAAGACCTTCGATGCCGTGACACGAACGGGGCGGCCGCCACCGGCGACCGCCCCGACACGCGTGCTCAGGAGCTGGGGCAGGTGTTGCGGTACTCCTCGATCGCCGACCCGCTCGGGCCCGGGCAGAGGAACTGCTCGTAGCGGGTGTCGTCGTCGACGAACCGCTTCAACCAGGCCACCATCTGCCGCGCCGTCGGCGTGTTGACCGTCTGCGGGAAGAAGTGGCTCGCGCCGTTCAACTCCAGGTACGCCTTCTCGGCCGAGGCCGGGATGCTTGTGTAGAACGGCACCGAGTGCGACGCGACAGGCGCGACAGTGTCGCTCTCGCCTCCGATGATCAGCGTGGGCACCCGCAGCTCGGACCAGCTCTTGTCGGTGTTCCACGGCGCCAGCGGCACCGCGGCCTGCAACGACGGCCGCGACGAGGCCGCCTCCAGGGTGCCGCCGCCACCCATCGAGTGCCCGGCCACGGCGAGGCGGCTGCTGTCGATCCGGCTGCGCACCGAGCTGCGCTCGGTGAGGTAGTCGAGCGCGGCGAGCAACTGCCGGCCACGGCTGTCCGGCTGGTCGAAGCGGGTGTTGGTCTCGATCCCGATCACCACGAAGCCGTGCGAGGCGATCCGCGGCCCGAGCCAGCTGATGCTTGACCACGCGGCGGTGTAGCCGGGCGAGATGGCGATGGCGCCGAACGTGCCCTCGCTGGTGCTTGTCGGGTAGTAGATGACCCCGCCGCCGAAGCCGGTGACGCTCAACGAGGACACGCTCTGCGAGGCGGTGGCGAAGGGGCCGCGGCTGGCCTCCAGGATCGCGGTGGTCGGGGCGGGGCCCCGCTCGTACGGGCCGGCGGCCTGGGCGGGGGCGGGTCCGGTGAGGACACCGGCGGCGAGCAGTGTGGCGGCCAGCGCGAGCCGGACGGCCCGAGCGGGGACGGAACGGGGACGGGTGGTGGTTGGTGACGGCACGTCAGGCACTCCCTAGAGTCGAGCGATATCGACGTTCGTCAGTCTTCGCCGCTCCGGTCACGCCGCGCATCGGTGAAATCACCAGTCCCACCCGCAGATCGGATCTTCCACGCGTTTCGGCCCTCCGACCAGGGGTAGGGGTGCAGGGGCCTGCCCAAACGCTCCATGGAGAGGTTCGCCAAGTGGAATCCAGCAAGCCCGCCGAGGCGGTCAAGAACGCCGTGAAGACCGCCTCAGAAAAGATCACCGACGCGCTGACGCCTGAGGTGCCCGGCGCCCCGGGCAGCGCACCCCCGCCCGTCGAGGAGCCGACCTCGCCCCACGACCCACTGCCGCCCACGCCGGAACAGGGCGCACCGCAGACCCGTACGCCCACCGGCGCCGAGACCGGCGCGCCGGCGACCGCGAACGGCCAGCAGGGCGCGTACCTGACCACTGCGAACGGGGCGCGGCTGCGCGACACCGACCACTCGCTCAAGGCCGGGCCCCGGGGGCCGGTCCTGCTCCAGGACCACCACCTACGCGAGAAGATCACGCACTTCGACCACGAGCGCATTCCGGAGCGTGTGGTGCACGCCCGGGGCGCGGGCGCACACGGGGTGTTCACCGCCCACGGCACCGCCGAGGCGGTCACCAGGGCCGGCTTTCTCAAGAAGGGCCGCGAGACCGACGTCTTCGTGCGGTTCTCCACAGTGCTGGGGTCGCGCGGCTCGGCCGACACGGTCCGCGACACCCGTGGCTTCGCCACCAAGTTCTACACCGACGAGGGCACCTTCGACCTGGTCGGCAACAACATGCCTGTGTTCTTCATCCAGGACGCCATCAAGTTCCCCGACATCATCCACGCCGGCAAGCCGCACCCCGACCGGGAGATCCCGCAGGCGCAGAGCGCCCACGACACCTTCTGGGACTTCGTCTCGCTGCACACCGAGGCGCAGCACCACACGATCTGGAACATGTCCGACCGGGGCATCCCGCGCTCGTACCGGAC from Micromonospora lupini harbors:
- a CDS encoding branched-chain amino acid ABC transporter permease, with translation MDRFVFLTVDGLSRGAVYAAFALALVLIWRAARVVNFAQGAMAVAAAYVAYSVSAATGSYWLGFVVAIVAGLLLGALVDRVVMRHVDHASPLNPVIVALGLVLVLQAVLGMVYGNEFRPADVPFSRSALTVGGVAVLSPYDLFVFATIGVVVCALAWMFARTAVGLRMRAAAFAPEVSRLLGVNVGGMLTLGWALASGVGALAAMLVIPTELGLHPHAMDLVFVSAFTAAVVGGLDSPPGAVVGGLVVGLLLSYVSGYAGSDLTPLAVLVLLLAVLLVRPGGLFAPVAARRV
- a CDS encoding ABC transporter ATP-binding protein, which encodes MSGADLLVVRGLVAGYGATPVLRAVDLTVPAGTIAAVVGANGAGKTTLLRALSGMIRPAAGQVLLAGEDLRGTPVEQLVRRGMAHVPEGRGVISELTVDENLRLGGLWRRDRADSGRALDEVYQLFEPLARRRRHLGHQLSGGERQMLALGRALVGRPRLLLLDEPSLGLAPRVVARTMALLRQLRDRTGLTVLLVEQNVRSALAVADQGVVMSLGRVVVAAPAATLRDDDDLRHAYLGF
- a CDS encoding ABC transporter ATP-binding protein, with the protein product MERGLELHGIGVRFGGLTALDDVSLRVPPDRVVGVIGPNGAGKTTLFNVICGFVSPQTGSLTLDGRPLRPRPHRLTRLGIARTLQGTGLFAGLSVLENVMTGASHTARAGFASALFGLPRSDRDERRLRQHALDVLDDLGIAGHAAAAPGTLPFAVRQRVALARALAARPRLLLLDEPAGGLGADDIAELAELVRQLPRRDADPCAVLLVEHHMDLVMAVCDELVVLDFGRVIASGTPDEIRDDTAVTDAYLGALVEETA
- a CDS encoding alpha/beta hydrolase family protein; amino-acid sequence: MPSPTTTRPRSVPARAVRLALAATLLAAGVLTGPAPAQAAGPYERGPAPTTAILEASRGPFATASQSVSSLSVTGFGGGVIYYPTSTSEGTFGAIAISPGYTAAWSSISWLGPRIASHGFVVIGIETNTRFDQPDSRGRQLLAALDYLTERSSVRSRIDSSRLAVAGHSMGGGGTLEAASSRPSLQAAVPLAPWNTDKSWSELRVPTLIIGGESDTVAPVASHSVPFYTSIPASAEKAYLELNGASHFFPQTVNTPTARQMVAWLKRFVDDDTRYEQFLCPGPSGSAIEEYRNTCPSS